From the genome of Geobacter sp. SVR, one region includes:
- a CDS encoding addiction module protein produces MPKAMKQIEAAVMELEIEARAKLAGRLLLSLDTPSDSELERLWLDEAERRLCGYRQGKVRGIPAESVFRRTIAELT; encoded by the coding sequence ATGCCAAAGGCCATGAAACAGATCGAGGCGGCAGTCATGGAGCTGGAAATTGAAGCACGGGCAAAGCTGGCCGGAAGACTCCTTCTGAGCCTGGATACCCCTTCCGATTCCGAACTTGAGCGGCTATGGCTTGACGAGGCAGAACGTCGGCTTTGCGGGTACCGTCAAGGAAAGGTACGCGGAATTCCTGCAGAGTCCGTGTTCCGTCGAACAATCGCCGAATTGACATGA